One Calditerrivibrio sp. genomic region harbors:
- a CDS encoding diguanylate cyclase, producing the protein MKEELKEVFEKYLDCYLTKRDIYTTINLLGPNFTVYGTGFDEKGKDRITSIDLYIRDLTQVKEPIKYTIDELTIVTPTDNIGIILCDINFEFYLLNTTVKFNHIRISSIWVKHQDRWLMEHKHISFPTKEHGEDEAYPLKELEDRNIVLERCLAERTIQLNDTIKELTITATTDKLTGLFNRRKIEDILEIEIERSKRYNTIFSVILTDIDYFKKVNDEFGHVAGDNTLIQFSEILSSRLRKTDFCGRWGGEEFIIVCPETSCKDAVILAEDIRKSIEKKVFKGIGHKTASFGVTEYKIGETHDSLINRVDKLLYKAKLNGRNRVETDPI; encoded by the coding sequence ATGAAAGAAGAGCTAAAAGAGGTTTTCGAAAAATACCTCGATTGCTACTTAACTAAAAGAGACATCTATACCACAATAAATTTACTCGGACCAAATTTTACTGTTTACGGAACAGGTTTCGATGAAAAAGGGAAGGATAGAATAACCAGTATAGACTTATACATCAGAGATCTAACACAGGTAAAAGAACCGATAAAATACACAATAGACGAACTCACCATTGTCACACCAACCGATAACATAGGTATAATCCTTTGCGATATTAATTTTGAATTTTATTTATTAAATACTACGGTAAAGTTCAACCATATAAGGATATCATCTATCTGGGTTAAGCATCAAGATCGGTGGCTCATGGAACACAAACATATTTCTTTTCCCACCAAAGAACATGGAGAAGATGAGGCTTATCCACTAAAAGAATTAGAAGATAGAAACATTGTCCTTGAGAGATGTTTGGCTGAAAGAACCATTCAATTAAACGACACCATCAAAGAACTCACGATTACAGCCACTACTGATAAACTCACCGGCCTATTTAATAGACGGAAAATAGAAGATATCTTAGAAATAGAAATAGAGAGATCAAAAAGATACAATACCATTTTTTCAGTGATCTTAACAGACATCGACTATTTCAAAAAAGTCAATGACGAATTTGGTCATGTAGCAGGAGACAATACATTGATCCAATTTTCAGAGATATTATCTTCAAGGCTGAGAAAGACAGATTTTTGCGGAAGATGGGGTGGAGAAGAGTTCATCATTGTATGCCCAGAAACATCTTGCAAAGATGCCGTGATCTTAGCAGAAGATATTAGGAAGTCTATAGAAAAAAAGGTTTTTAAAGGTATTGGACATAAAACCGCCAGTTTTGGAGTCACAGAGTATAAAATCGGAGAAACCCATGATTCACTGATCAATAGGGTAGACAAACTCCTCTACAAAGCCAAATTAAACGGTAGAAACAGGGTGGAAACAGATCCCATATAA
- a CDS encoding O-antigen ligase family protein codes for MFLKLYFAYVGIMTTSRASFLGVLLAILLIIYINYKKNNRLWKYNVSFLTCYIFMFIVYQFLSDHDVVFKTIQDSMNQLSSIDSRLNIWLAQLFMFLEKPILGWGFENFKYFNYPYQLKAIEITGFSYENLGNFTYGHNEFLQILVEGGLLFFFLILYAFYKGLTNLKGVKNYKLPFLALIILYLVQFFFEWEFRYPLIGVLFAVFLSKLFDPQKYMVKQNNECNRGCKTFIICVKSVMFIVTTVLFVFLSYEYPILIEFYKKDNYEAVFKLNESIFGYKSKEVYLMKKQKDIIKKIFGDKLYLTKSTANEDIYNKLISFDSGESERLIKLTTEQLSKKEIWYYYTMLGFWYTLGRKYDIAETYYKKSIRYYPMSDAAFFLFAINSRLKFSKSYVEFYNLLPDEDKINELMKRLDEVMSKKIKSP; via the coding sequence ATGTTCTTGAAATTATATTTTGCTTATGTGGGAATAATGACTACCTCAAGAGCCTCTTTTTTAGGTGTATTGCTGGCTATTCTTTTAATAATTTATATTAATTATAAAAAGAACAACAGGTTATGGAAATACAATGTTTCATTTTTGACTTGCTACATTTTTATGTTTATAGTCTATCAATTCTTGTCGGATCATGATGTTGTTTTTAAAACTATTCAGGATTCTATGAACCAGCTTTCTTCTATAGATTCGAGGTTAAATATTTGGCTTGCACAGCTTTTTATGTTTTTGGAAAAACCTATTTTAGGGTGGGGGTTTGAAAATTTTAAGTATTTTAATTACCCTTATCAGTTAAAGGCAATAGAGATAACAGGTTTTAGTTATGAAAATTTAGGTAACTTTACTTATGGTCATAATGAGTTTTTACAAATACTTGTTGAAGGTGGTCTTTTATTTTTTTTCTTGATTTTATATGCATTTTATAAGGGGCTTACTAATTTAAAGGGGGTAAAAAATTATAAGCTACCTTTCTTAGCTTTGATAATCCTTTACCTTGTTCAATTCTTTTTTGAGTGGGAATTCAGGTACCCTTTGATCGGGGTCTTGTTTGCAGTTTTTTTATCAAAACTTTTTGACCCCCAAAAGTATATGGTAAAACAGAACAATGAGTGTAACAGGGGCTGCAAAACCTTTATTATTTGTGTTAAATCGGTTATGTTTATTGTTACTACGGTGCTCTTTGTCTTTCTTTCGTATGAATATCCTATATTGATTGAATTTTATAAAAAAGATAATTATGAGGCGGTATTCAAGCTGAATGAGTCGATATTTGGTTATAAATCTAAAGAGGTTTATCTGATGAAAAAACAAAAAGATATTATCAAAAAGATCTTTGGTGATAAACTATATTTGACAAAATCTACAGCTAATGAGGATATATACAATAAACTAATCAGTTTTGACTCCGGAGAGTCAGAAAGGCTTATAAAGTTAACAACGGAGCAATTGTCAAAAAAAGAGATCTGGTACTATTATACTATGTTGGGTTTTTGGTATACTTTGGGTAGGAAATATGATATAGCAGAGACTTATTATAAAAAATCGATAAGGTATTATCCTATGAGTGATGCTGCCTTTTTCCTTTTTGCTATTAATTCGAGGCTTAAGTTTTCTAAAAGCTACGTGGAGTTTTATAACCTGCTTCCAGATGAGGATAAAATAAATGAACTTATGAAAAGGTTAGATGAAGTAATGAGTAAAAAGATAAAGTCACCCTAA
- a CDS encoding ABC transporter transmembrane domain-containing protein has translation MGILKRLWTYFRDYKVPIFWSVIASLVVSVSNGASAYIVKPALDEIFIKKDATKLYLIVFLIVGIYTFKGVGRFFQNYLMSITSQKVIKRLRDELYEKIIELPVTFFNESSTGMLMSRITYDVGLIQSSVPAFISLIREVFTIVGLAFVVLYQDWQLGLVALFVLPVFVTPIVKLGKKIKKYSKKSQETIGDISSLLKETITGIKVIKSFTNEEAEKERFKNNNDKFLKEQIKATFYNELGSPVMEFLGSLIIAAVIIYGGSKVISGESTPGTFFSFLAAIALMYDPFKRINSSNSTIQAAIGASERVFEILDTYQAKKTPQGDKICNAFGKRIEFKDVYFAYNANEYVLRNINFIVEPGETVALVGPSGSGKTTIANLLPRFYDVSMGSISIGGVDIREFTLRSLRENIAMVSQDIFLFNESVLYNICYGSEKVDEQRLIEAAKAAFAYDFIMEMPNGFETRIGEMGVKLSGGQRQRLAIARAIYKNPPILILDEATSALDTESEKIVQSALDNLMKGKTSIVIAHRLSTVINADRIVVLNNGEIEAVAPHKVLLDTSNTYRKLYTMQAFT, from the coding sequence TGCCACTAAGCTTTATTTAATTGTTTTTTTAATTGTGGGGATATATACTTTTAAGGGAGTGGGGCGGTTTTTTCAAAACTATCTTATGAGCATTACTTCTCAGAAGGTTATTAAACGTTTGAGGGATGAACTTTACGAAAAGATCATAGAACTGCCTGTTACTTTTTTTAATGAGAGTTCCACAGGAATGCTTATGTCGAGGATTACCTATGATGTGGGGCTTATCCAATCTTCGGTGCCTGCTTTTATATCTTTGATAAGGGAGGTTTTTACAATTGTGGGTCTTGCATTTGTGGTGTTATATCAGGATTGGCAATTGGGTTTGGTTGCCTTGTTTGTTTTGCCTGTTTTTGTCACCCCAATTGTTAAGTTAGGCAAAAAGATCAAGAAATATAGTAAAAAAAGTCAAGAGACGATTGGAGATATCTCATCTTTATTGAAAGAAACTATTACTGGGATTAAAGTGATAAAAAGCTTTACCAATGAAGAAGCTGAGAAAGAGAGATTTAAAAATAATAATGATAAGTTTTTAAAGGAACAGATCAAGGCCACCTTTTATAACGAACTTGGCTCACCTGTTATGGAGTTTTTAGGGTCTCTTATCATTGCTGCTGTAATCATTTACGGTGGATCAAAGGTTATTTCAGGGGAGTCTACTCCTGGGACTTTTTTCTCTTTTTTAGCTGCAATTGCGTTGATGTATGATCCCTTTAAGAGGATTAATAGCTCAAATAGCACAATACAGGCTGCTATTGGAGCTTCCGAACGGGTATTTGAAATACTGGATACCTATCAAGCCAAAAAAACACCACAAGGGGATAAAATATGCAATGCTTTTGGAAAGAGGATAGAGTTTAAGGATGTTTATTTTGCTTATAATGCTAATGAGTATGTACTTAGAAATATAAATTTTATTGTAGAACCAGGGGAAACAGTGGCTCTAGTGGGTCCAAGTGGTTCTGGTAAAACAACTATTGCAAATCTTTTGCCGAGGTTTTACGATGTATCAATGGGTTCGATATCTATAGGAGGAGTTGACATAAGGGAATTTACCCTCAGGTCCCTAAGAGAAAATATTGCGATGGTTAGTCAGGATATTTTTCTCTTTAACGAAAGTGTACTTTACAATATATGCTATGGTTCTGAAAAAGTGGATGAACAAAGACTAATAGAAGCGGCAAAGGCAGCTTTTGCTTACGATTTTATCATGGAGATGCCCAATGGATTTGAGACAAGAATAGGTGAGATGGGTGTGAAGTTATCTGGTGGTCAGAGACAAAGGCTTGCTATTGCAAGAGCGATATATAAAAATCCACCTATCTTGATTCTGGATGAAGCTACGAGTGCTCTGGATACTGAATCAGAAAAAATAGTACAATCAGCATTGGATAACCTAATGAAAGGGAAAACAAGTATAGTAATTGCCCACAGATTATCTACGGTGATAAATGCTGATAGGATTGTGGTCTTGAATAATGGTGAAATAGAGGCTGTTGCTCCACATAAAGTACTGCTTGATACTTCTAATACCTATAGAAAACTGTACACAATGCAGGCTTTTACCTAA
- a CDS encoding ABC transporter permease: MSLLRYTLKSLFFDRMIIVLICFIGLYAFVPIFSYFSMRQLQEISITMSLSLNSFILLLMAIFGGTITIWRDIERKYTYTVVSYPISRTNYLLQRFVAIVLVLLIITIVNAILGYFTIKISASLYKSDLPLQWDKVFIAYIATFLKYTLLLSFTFLFASFSTSFFTPIFLTMAVYLIGNATQGMFDFVTKEGSDFNLFIKNTVIFAYYTFPNFSSFDYTAYASYSLPLEQGMLTGMLIYFVIYTSIVLVSAIIIFNKRDLY, from the coding sequence ATGTCTTTATTGAGGTATACGCTAAAATCACTTTTTTTTGATAGAATGATTATAGTGCTTATTTGTTTTATTGGTCTTTACGCCTTTGTACCGATTTTTAGCTATTTTTCTATGAGGCAGTTGCAGGAGATATCTATTACGATGTCGTTGTCTTTAAATTCTTTTATTTTGTTACTCATGGCCATATTTGGGGGAACAATTACAATATGGAGAGATATAGAAAGGAAATATACATATACAGTCGTTAGTTACCCTATCTCAAGGACAAACTATCTTTTACAGAGGTTTGTTGCGATTGTTTTGGTGTTGCTAATAATTACTATAGTTAATGCTATCTTGGGTTATTTTACTATAAAAATTTCCGCCAGTCTTTATAAGTCGGATCTACCACTTCAATGGGATAAGGTATTTATTGCTTATATTGCTACTTTTTTGAAATATACTTTGTTGCTTTCCTTTACTTTTTTGTTTGCCTCATTTTCTACATCATTCTTTACACCGATTTTTTTGACAATGGCAGTGTATCTCATAGGTAATGCTACCCAAGGGATGTTTGATTTTGTTACCAAAGAGGGGAGTGACTTCAATCTTTTTATAAAAAACACTGTCATATTTGCATATTATACTTTTCCAAACTTTTCATCTTTTGACTATACCGCTTATGCAAGTTATTCTTTACCGTTAGAACAGGGAATGTTGACAGGGATGCTGATATATTTTGTTATTTATACTTCGATAGTTTTGGTGTCTGCTATAATAATATTTAATAAAAGGGATCTATATTAA